DNA from Candidatus Nitrospira nitrificans:
TCGAGCCGCCAAGGTCATTCATGGCTTCGGATGCAAATATGTGCTGATCAAAGGCGGCCATCTCCTCAACGAACGAGGGACGGACGTGCTCTATGACGGACGTTTCTTCAACATCTTGAAGGGGGAATTCATCGAAACTCGCCATACGCATGGCACCGGCTGTACGTTCGCCTCCGCGCTGGCGGCGCATCTGGCACGAGGACGATCCGTCCTCGATGCGGCGCAGGCCGCAAAGTCGTACGTCACCGAAGCGATCCGCCATGGGCTGGCAATCGGTCATGGACAAGGCCCCACGGATCATTTTTATTTCCTGGAGCGATAACGGCACCTCAATGTCGGCACGAACCTATCCGCCCCTCTCATTGTGCTTCGCCGGACTCGGCTGGTTGGTGCTTGCTTCAATCCTCGGGGCGGCGATCCTCATCGGACTGATTCACGGCACTCCGCTGCCGCCATGGGTCCGAGCGTTCCATGTCCATGCGGTCTTGGTCGGCGGCGTGGCCCAGATTCTTCTTGGTGGATTTCTCCTCTTCATCTCCCCTCCTCGCTCGGCTGACCGAAAAGAAACGGAGTCGCATCCCCTGACATTCTGGGCGATGAACAGCGGTTTGGTTGGGATGCTCGTGGGGTTTTGGCTGCATCGGTACATGGTCGTAGGTTTCGCCGGATTCGTCGTCATTGCCGCGTTTCTCTCCGCCATATACTCCATTTGGAGCCGGACACATCGCGCGGGACAATCATCCATCAACCATTCGTGGTATTACGCGCTCTCTCTCTTCGCCCTGATCGGCGGATCGATCTGCGGTTTGATCATGGCGTTTGGGTTGATGCCGGAATCCTATGGCTATGCGCGGCTCGCACACATCCACTTGGTGGTGCTCGGCTTTGTGGTGCTGGCAATCATCGGCATGATCCACCATATCCTCCCGAAAGTCTGGAGCAGTCCTTCCTTGAGCCCCAAGCTCGCGCAAACGGCGATGGTCCTGATGCCGCTCGGCGCCGCTGTCTTGATCGGCGGATTCTTGAACTCATCGGTCCCTGTTGAAATGGCCGCCGGCGCCATGCTCTTCATAGGCGGGGTCCTCTGGGCCGGCAATCTGCTTGGAACCTGGCGTTCCTCGACCCACACCGGCAGCGCCGCCTCGGACCATCTTTTGGTCAGTACCTTCTTTCTCCTGCTCACCATCATCCTCGGCGCCCTTGTCGGAGCGAATCACCTCTCCAGTCCCCCGCGGCTACCGTACGGCACGCTCCACCTCGTCGCCTATACACATATGACGTTCGTCGGCTTCATCATGAATGGCATCATGGGCGCGTGCTCCTACTTCATCCCCCTCACCCTAGCAGCCGATCGTGTCCCCAATACCAAGAAACGCGGGCCGTATCTTGATCAGCTGAACGGTATCATGAACCGCTGGAGCACCGTTCAAATCGGCGCGCTCAGTTTGGGAACCATGGGACTTGGCCTCTTGGCCGCGTTGACCTGGAATGTACCGCTGACCTCCCTCTACATCCCTATCGCAACCTGGACCAGTCTCGGCCTCCTCATGACCGGCTTGACTCTCTTTTCAGTCAAACTGACCTCGATGATCGTCAAGCAACCGGACCGGCTTCGGACAGGACAGACCTCCGCCGACGAGCTCAAACTCACGGCGTGAACGTCCGGCCAGGTATCCCCCGTCCTGACCGCAGACACCGACTCTGATACAATCCCCCCTCATGGAAGAACGCTTCTCATTTCTTGATCCTCACGGTCATCGAGTCGCCGGTCTCTTGACCGTTCCCGACGGAGGAACGGATAAGATTTCCATCCTGTGCCACGGATTCCTTTCATCGAAAACCAGCTCGACGAACAAAACACTCACCCGCCTGCTGATCGACCAAGGCATCGCCACGTTTTGCTTCGACTTCTTCGGCCAGGGAGAAAGCGAAGGCCCGTTCGATCAGCTGACCGTCGGTTTGGCGGTTGAACAGGCACGGAGCGCGGTCGATCTCATGAGAGCGCGTGGCTATCGGCACATCGGCCTGATGGGATCGAGTTTCGGCGGTCTGGTCTCGATTCTGACTGCGTCACAGCGGGCGGACTTGGCCTGCCTCGCCTTGAAATGTCCTGTCGTCGACTTCGCCGAGGAGCTACGGCTCGAATTCGGAGACGATGGAATGGCGCGATGGAAGGCAACCGGCACGATTCCGAACATCATGGGCGGCCCCGACCGAATCACGCTTCACTATGCTTTTTATGAAGATGCGCTCCGGCAGATCGCCTACGTCCCCGCGCGATCGATCACGGCTCCAACCGTCATCGTGCAAGGCGACAAGGACGAGCATGTCCCGCTGCATCAAAGCAGGCGGCTCTACGAAGCGTTGCGGGTCAAAAAGCACCTCGAACTGTTGCCCGGCGCCGACCATCAGTTCACGAAGGGGACGGACTTCACGAGAATGACTCTGACCATTGCCGATTGGCTGAATCGGCACCTGTCCACCGCTCAGTCATAATCAGCCATCCACAAACGAACGACGGAGCAGCGCTCAACCGAGGATGGGCG
Protein-coding regions in this window:
- a CDS encoding cbb3-type cytochrome c oxidase subunit I — protein: MGWQSVMDKAPRIIFISWSDNGTSMSARTYPPLSLCFAGLGWLVLASILGAAILIGLIHGTPLPPWVRAFHVHAVLVGGVAQILLGGFLLFISPPRSADRKETESHPLTFWAMNSGLVGMLVGFWLHRYMVVGFAGFVVIAAFLSAIYSIWSRTHRAGQSSINHSWYYALSLFALIGGSICGLIMAFGLMPESYGYARLAHIHLVVLGFVVLAIIGMIHHILPKVWSSPSLSPKLAQTAMVLMPLGAAVLIGGFLNSSVPVEMAAGAMLFIGGVLWAGNLLGTWRSSTHTGSAASDHLLVSTFFLLLTIILGALVGANHLSSPPRLPYGTLHLVAYTHMTFVGFIMNGIMGACSYFIPLTLAADRVPNTKKRGPYLDQLNGIMNRWSTVQIGALSLGTMGLGLLAALTWNVPLTSLYIPIATWTSLGLLMTGLTLFSVKLTSMIVKQPDRLRTGQTSADELKLTA
- a CDS encoding alpha/beta hydrolase family protein; amino-acid sequence: MEERFSFLDPHGHRVAGLLTVPDGGTDKISILCHGFLSSKTSSTNKTLTRLLIDQGIATFCFDFFGQGESEGPFDQLTVGLAVEQARSAVDLMRARGYRHIGLMGSSFGGLVSILTASQRADLACLALKCPVVDFAEELRLEFGDDGMARWKATGTIPNIMGGPDRITLHYAFYEDALRQIAYVPARSITAPTVIVQGDKDEHVPLHQSRRLYEALRVKKHLELLPGADHQFTKGTDFTRMTLTIADWLNRHLSTAQS